In Pleurocapsa sp. PCC 7319, the following are encoded in one genomic region:
- a CDS encoding HEAT repeat domain-containing protein translates to MTTDAIFEKLKHPNPNLRRKAMLELAEARDENTIPRLMSILNQEDVTYRRAAVKALGIIGADVVPSVVDSLLNSDNATVRSSCAKALAQVVVNHPEVQMPEEGIQGLKQALNDPNPVVNIPAVMTLGEIGPPVFDLLVETLNTSENLAVGVAILNALGSMGDPRGVEVLTNLSNDESADPYIQESATSALSRLEMVMKYNS, encoded by the coding sequence ATGACTACAGACGCAATATTCGAGAAACTTAAACATCCAAACCCAAATTTGCGTAGGAAAGCAATGCTGGAATTAGCTGAGGCAAGAGATGAAAATACTATTCCTCGCTTAATGAGTATTCTCAACCAAGAAGATGTAACCTATAGGAGAGCAGCAGTAAAAGCATTAGGGATAATTGGTGCCGATGTTGTTCCCTCTGTGGTTGACTCTTTGCTCAATAGTGATAATGCTACAGTGCGCTCAAGCTGTGCTAAAGCTTTGGCTCAGGTAGTAGTTAATCATCCAGAGGTACAAATGCCAGAGGAAGGTATCCAAGGATTAAAACAGGCACTGAATGATCCTAATCCGGTGGTCAATATTCCTGCGGTGATGACCTTAGGTGAAATCGGCCCCCCTGTATTCGATCTTTTGGTAGAGACCCTAAACACTAGTGAAAACCTAGCAGTTGGAGTAGCAATTTTAAATGCTCTTGGTTCAATGGGGGATCCTAGAGGAGTAGAAGTATTAACTAATTTGAGTAATGATGAATCTGCTGATCCTTACATTCAAGAATCAGCAACTAGTGCTTTATCTCGTTTGGAGATGGTCATGAAGTATAACAGTTAG
- a CDS encoding bleomycin hydrolase, with protein MKSVVTTVVTAADAAGRFPSTSDLESVQGSLQRANARMEAAEKLASNIDNVAQEAYDACIKKYSYLNNDGEANSTDTFKSKCLRDVKHYMRLINYCLVVGGTGPLDEWGIAGQREVYRALNLPTAPYVEALTFARNRGCAPRDMSSQALVEYNALLDYVINSLS; from the coding sequence ATGAAATCTGTTGTAACTACAGTTGTTACTGCTGCCGACGCTGCAGGACGCTTCCCTTCTACTTCTGACCTAGAGTCAGTTCAAGGTAGTCTTCAACGTGCTAATGCTCGTATGGAAGCTGCTGAAAAACTAGCTAGCAACATCGATAACGTTGCTCAAGAAGCTTATGATGCTTGCATCAAGAAGTATTCTTACTTGAACAACGATGGCGAAGCTAACTCTACTGATACTTTCAAAAGCAAATGTCTTCGTGACGTCAAGCACTATATGCGCCTAATCAACTACTGTCTAGTTGTTGGTGGTACTGGTCCTTTAGACGAGTGGGGTATTGCTGGACAACGTGAAGTATATCGCGCTTTAAACTTGCCTACTGCACCTTACGTAGAAGCTTTGACTTTTGCACGTAATCGCGGTTGTGCTCCTCGTGATATGTCTTCTCAAGCTTTAGTTGAGTATAACGCTCTGTTAGACTACGTAATCAACTCCCTTTCCTAA
- a CDS encoding bleomycin hydrolase has product MLDAFSRAVVSADSKTACIGGEELQSLKNFISDGNKRLDAVNVVASNASCIVSDAIAGMICENQGLIQAGGNCYPNRRMAACLRDGEIVLRYITYALLSGDASVLEDRCLNGLKETYTALGVPLQSTGRAVGIMKASSLAHINGNNTEAQAGNRYKKNEMIDGDCSAITSEAASYFDRVISALS; this is encoded by the coding sequence ATGCTTGACGCTTTTTCCAGAGCTGTAGTAAGTGCAGATAGCAAAACTGCTTGTATCGGTGGTGAAGAACTACAATCTCTAAAAAACTTTATTTCAGACGGAAACAAACGCTTAGACGCTGTTAATGTTGTTGCTAGTAACGCTAGTTGCATCGTATCTGACGCTATTGCTGGTATGATTTGCGAAAACCAGGGCTTAATTCAAGCTGGTGGTAATTGCTATCCTAACCGTCGTATGGCTGCTTGCTTGCGTGATGGTGAAATCGTTCTTCGTTATATCACTTACGCTCTATTATCTGGTGACGCTTCCGTACTAGAAGATCGCTGCTTGAATGGCTTGAAAGAAACTTACACTGCTCTTGGTGTACCTCTTCAGTCCACTGGTCGTGCAGTTGGTATTATGAAAGCTTCTTCTCTAGCTCATATCAACGGTAACAATACCGAAGCTCAGGCTGGAAACAGATACAAGAAAAATGAAATGATCGACGGTGACTGTTCTGCAATCACTTCTGAAGCAGCTAGCTATTTTGACCGTGTAATTTCTGCCCTTAGCTAG
- a CDS encoding FecR family protein, translated as MAHLFKKLGISLCLVGFYSHQVLASTVIKQAKIYKIRNQVDINYKSRPNWNPAKLGDSITPKDSVRTGANSRADILFNEGTLVRTGAGTTFRFPQGKRRFELTSGAALIMIRPDQGQSTINTPQAKVVSQGTALFVQHTPKNNASLIGVLTDSPAGLVKVSSTNGDVTLQLQAGQFVSIVQGVVGLVEHFVLPMFYETVELSTGLGARPEEMEAMIANEPPEAQTTIRAVQAEAIDPLQNQIAWLQGFCKLNVETANISPLLQLLGVEASGARVNLEIPETDLSVIPFRSLSGVTWLGNYCKQNQAFPGLERNRKPVKN; from the coding sequence ATGGCTCACTTATTTAAAAAGCTAGGCATAAGCTTATGTTTAGTGGGCTTTTACTCCCATCAAGTTTTAGCTAGCACCGTCATTAAACAAGCTAAAATTTATAAAATCCGTAATCAGGTTGATATAAATTACAAAAGTAGACCAAATTGGAACCCAGCTAAACTTGGCGATTCAATTACCCCCAAAGATTCTGTTCGTACTGGTGCAAATTCTCGTGCTGATATTTTGTTTAATGAAGGCACACTAGTTAGAACAGGTGCCGGAACGACTTTTCGTTTTCCTCAAGGTAAACGCCGTTTTGAGCTAACTAGTGGTGCTGCCCTAATTATGATTCGTCCCGACCAGGGACAAAGTACCATCAATACTCCTCAAGCTAAAGTAGTATCCCAAGGAACAGCTTTATTCGTTCAGCATACTCCTAAAAATAATGCTTCTTTAATCGGAGTTTTAACTGATAGTCCCGCAGGTCTAGTTAAAGTCTCCAGTACAAATGGTGATGTCACACTCCAATTACAAGCTGGTCAATTTGTCTCAATTGTTCAGGGAGTAGTAGGTCTAGTGGAACATTTTGTACTGCCAATGTTTTATGAAACTGTAGAACTATCAACCGGTTTAGGCGCCAGACCTGAAGAAATGGAGGCCATGATTGCTAATGAACCTCCTGAAGCACAAACTACTATTAGAGCAGTACAAGCAGAAGCAATCGACCCTTTACAAAATCAAATTGCTTGGCTTCAGGGTTTTTGTAAACTCAATGTCGAAACTGCAAATATATCACCTTTACTACAATTATTAGGAGTTGAAGCTTCTGGAGCTCGAGTTAATCTCGAAATACCAGAAACAGATTTATCGGTCATTCCTTTTCGTTCTTTAAGCGGTGTAACTTGGTTAGGTAATTATTGCAAGCAAAATCAAGCTTTTCCCGGATTAGAAAGAAATCGTAAACCGGTCAAAAATTAA
- a CDS encoding 4a-hydroxytetrahydrobiopterin dehydratase: MFSVLKQPLPKVLLLVMATIFCFLSQPLNADSMPLTQTEIDQKIQTIPQWQQEDQNLTRTFEFKNFVEAIAFVNQLVEPAEAAGHHPDLAISYNKVEVSLTSHDAGGLTQKDFDLAQTISQLAE; encoded by the coding sequence ATGTTCTCAGTTTTAAAGCAGCCGTTACCTAAAGTATTGCTTTTGGTTATGGCAACGATTTTTTGTTTTTTATCTCAACCCCTTAATGCAGATTCAATGCCCTTAACTCAAACTGAAATTGATCAAAAAATTCAAACCATTCCCCAATGGCAGCAGGAAGACCAAAACTTGACTCGAACCTTTGAGTTTAAAAACTTTGTTGAGGCGATCGCTTTTGTTAATCAGCTGGTTGAACCGGCAGAAGCAGCAGGACATCACCCAGATCTAGCTATTTCCTACAATAAAGTCGAAGTTTCGCTGACCTCTCACGATGCGGGGGGATTAACCCAAAAAGACTTTGATTTAGCCCAAACTATATCTCAACTAGCCGAATAA
- the accD gene encoding acetyl-CoA carboxylase, carboxyltransferase subunit beta: MSSLFDWFANIRKTEAPMQKQQEREIADGLWTKCSSCGSVTYTKDLQANQLVCAECDYHHRVDSDERIKQLIDAKTWKPLDENIRPIDPLKFRDRKDYQARLQDYQAKTGLTDAVKTGTGLIDGLPLALGVMDFRFMGGSMGSVVGEKLCRLIECATAERFPVVIVCASGGARMQEGMFSLMQMAKISGALQRHQAAKLLYIPVLAHPTMGGVTASFAMLGDIILAEPKATIGFAGRRVIEQTLREKLPEGFQTSEYLLEHGFVDSIVPRTQLKKTLAQLISLHQPFYTLMSPLEQNNHYHHPEISETV; this comes from the coding sequence ATGTCTTCCTTATTTGATTGGTTTGCTAATATCAGAAAAACCGAAGCACCGATGCAAAAACAGCAAGAAAGAGAAATTGCTGATGGATTATGGACAAAATGTAGTTCTTGTGGCTCTGTTACCTATACTAAGGATTTACAGGCTAACCAATTGGTTTGTGCTGAATGTGACTATCATCACCGAGTTGATAGTGACGAAAGAATTAAACAATTGATTGACGCTAAGACCTGGAAACCTTTGGACGAAAATATACGCCCTATCGATCCTCTGAAATTTCGCGATCGCAAAGACTATCAAGCAAGATTGCAAGATTATCAAGCCAAAACAGGCTTAACTGATGCCGTGAAAACAGGAACAGGTTTAATTGATGGTCTACCCCTTGCCCTAGGAGTAATGGATTTTCGCTTTATGGGTGGCAGTATGGGATCTGTGGTCGGTGAAAAACTATGTCGTTTAATAGAATGCGCTACAGCAGAACGTTTCCCCGTGGTAATAGTTTGTGCCTCTGGAGGAGCTAGGATGCAAGAAGGTATGTTCAGCCTGATGCAGATGGCAAAAATTTCCGGGGCTTTGCAACGCCATCAAGCGGCAAAACTATTGTACATACCCGTATTAGCTCATCCCACTATGGGAGGGGTCACTGCTAGTTTTGCTATGCTAGGAGATATTATTTTAGCTGAACCCAAGGCAACAATTGGCTTCGCAGGAAGAAGAGTTATTGAACAAACCCTCAGAGAAAAATTACCAGAAGGATTCCAAACTTCGGAATATTTATTAGAACATGGTTTTGTTGATTCAATTGTGCCGCGTACTCAACTCAAAAAGACCTTGGCTCAGTTAATTAGTTTGCACCAGCCTTTTTACACTCTGATGTCACCCTTGGAGCAAAATAATCATTATCACCATCCTGAAATTAGTGAGACAGTTTAA
- a CDS encoding glycosyltransferase family 4 protein — protein MTHKLLVVTTVSVTIHGFLLPFIKHFKSLGWQVDGMAQGLSADSKCVAACDRVWDIQWSRNPLDPRNLMVAVPRIQEIIAQGNYDLVHVHTPVAAFATRYAISKLNIKQKPRVIYTAHGFHFHQQGNPLTNFVFLNLEKLAGNWTDYLITINREDETAAKQNRLLPSERIFYTSGIGLDLNEYNPNQVSESEIIAVRQELGLSSSDSLLLCVAEFTPNKRHRDQIIAFKKLNRSNIHLAFAGDGATRPELEQLTAKLSLQQQVHFLGFRQDIPALICSSAAVLLTSQREGLPRSIMEAMCLGTPVIGTKIRGIQDLLEDGCGLLVNLGNVDELAQAMAQIVDEPESAKLMAQKGQEKIADYDIKQIIEQYTDIYHFALN, from the coding sequence ATGACTCATAAATTATTAGTTGTTACAACTGTCTCCGTGACAATCCATGGATTTTTGCTGCCATTTATTAAGCACTTTAAGAGTTTGGGTTGGCAGGTTGATGGCATGGCTCAAGGACTTTCTGCTGATTCAAAATGCGTTGCGGCTTGCGATCGCGTCTGGGATATTCAATGGTCACGAAACCCTCTCGACCCCAGAAATCTAATGGTTGCTGTCCCTCGAATCCAAGAAATAATTGCTCAGGGAAATTATGATTTGGTTCATGTTCATACTCCTGTAGCGGCTTTTGCTACCAGATATGCGATCAGCAAATTAAATATCAAACAAAAACCTCGAGTTATTTATACAGCGCACGGATTTCATTTTCATCAACAAGGTAATCCTCTGACAAATTTTGTTTTCTTAAACTTAGAAAAGCTGGCTGGTAATTGGACAGACTATTTGATCACTATTAATCGTGAAGATGAAACTGCTGCCAAACAAAATCGCCTCTTGCCATCCGAAAGAATTTTTTACACATCTGGGATTGGGTTAGATCTCAATGAGTATAATCCCAATCAAGTTTCTGAGTCAGAAATTATTGCCGTTCGTCAAGAATTGGGGCTTAGTTCTTCAGATTCTTTGTTACTCTGCGTAGCTGAGTTTACCCCCAATAAACGTCATCGAGATCAGATAATAGCCTTCAAAAAACTCAATCGTTCTAACATTCATTTAGCATTTGCTGGAGATGGTGCCACGCGCCCTGAACTAGAACAATTGACCGCTAAGCTGAGTTTACAACAACAAGTTCATTTTTTGGGTTTTAGACAGGATATTCCTGCTTTAATTTGCTCAAGTGCTGCGGTTCTTTTAACTTCTCAAAGAGAAGGTTTACCCCGCAGTATTATGGAAGCGATGTGCTTGGGAACTCCTGTGATTGGCACCAAGATTCGTGGTATCCAAGATTTACTAGAAGATGGCTGTGGCTTGCTAGTAAATTTGGGGAATGTAGACGAACTTGCCCAAGCTATGGCACAAATAGTCGATGAGCCAGAAAGTGCGAAACTAATGGCGCAAAAAGGTCAAGAAAAAATAGCTGATTATGATATCAAACAGATTATTGAGCAATATACAGATATTTATCATTTTGCGCTGAATTAA
- a CDS encoding peptide ligase PGM1-related protein, which translates to MSIVDTFHPEAAERFRNLQNQLREWTKSSVEGELWQSVDIFDQDDYDILVIPSFSIDQQVGSKVSGFLHYEERLLFSLIRLRNPLTRVIYITALPLCPIVIDYYLQLLPGIPFSHARDRLLLISTYDGSLKPLTQKILERPRLVEKIRRALRPNKSYMVCYNSTDLEQQLSLKLGIPMLAASPEVLYWGSKSGSREIFAEAGIPHPPGSYTVKNIADLVREIFNLWQRHPDLKRIVVKLNEGFSGEGNALLYLKPIQDYLPNQCEQEKTLNAITKQLENMSFQGAGENWSTFAARIPELGAIVEAFIEGEIKRSPSVQGYIRPSGEVEIVSTHDQILGGQDGQVYEGCYFPADSAYRLELQELGLKVGEALAAKGAIERYGVDFIAVQQPETKQWDIQAIEINLRKGGTTHPFMTLRLLTNGRFDYDTGRFLSQQGQEKHYIATDNLQKEQYKGLLPNDLMDIIAQERLHFDSSSRTGTVFHLMGALSEFGKLGLTSIGNSLEEAQAIYDRVVAVLDRETEFLNHIDDPQDTTLPINWSSNQ; encoded by the coding sequence ATGAGCATAGTGGACACATTTCATCCTGAAGCAGCAGAACGTTTTAGAAATCTCCAAAATCAGCTACGAGAATGGACAAAATCTTCTGTTGAGGGAGAACTTTGGCAAAGTGTAGATATTTTTGACCAGGATGACTACGATATTTTAGTTATTCCTTCCTTTAGTATCGATCAGCAAGTAGGAAGTAAAGTGTCAGGTTTTTTGCATTACGAAGAGAGATTACTGTTTTCCCTAATTCGCTTACGTAATCCTCTGACCAGGGTTATTTACATTACGGCTCTTCCCCTGTGTCCGATTGTAATTGATTACTATCTGCAATTACTTCCAGGAATTCCCTTTTCCCATGCCCGCGATCGCTTGTTATTAATTAGTACCTATGATGGTTCGCTCAAGCCCTTAACCCAAAAAATCTTAGAGCGTCCTCGTCTAGTAGAAAAAATTCGCCGCGCTTTACGTCCTAATAAGTCTTATATGGTTTGTTATAATTCCACAGATTTAGAACAACAACTATCTTTGAAATTAGGTATTCCTATGCTCGCCGCTTCTCCTGAAGTACTTTATTGGGGTTCCAAAAGTGGTAGTCGCGAAATCTTTGCTGAGGCAGGAATTCCCCATCCTCCAGGTAGCTATACGGTGAAAAATATTGCCGATTTAGTCCGAGAAATATTTAATTTATGGCAAAGACATCCAGATTTAAAGCGAATTGTCGTTAAACTCAATGAAGGCTTTTCCGGGGAAGGCAATGCTTTATTATATTTAAAACCAATTCAAGACTATCTGCCCAATCAATGCGAACAGGAAAAAACTCTCAATGCCATTACTAAACAACTGGAAAATATGAGTTTTCAGGGGGCTGGTGAAAACTGGTCTACTTTTGCTGCTCGTATTCCTGAATTAGGAGCAATTGTAGAAGCTTTTATCGAAGGAGAAATCAAGCGATCGCCCAGTGTTCAAGGCTATATTAGACCATCAGGAGAGGTAGAAATTGTTTCGACCCATGACCAGATTTTAGGTGGTCAGGATGGCCAGGTTTACGAAGGTTGCTATTTTCCTGCTGATTCAGCTTATCGATTAGAGTTACAGGAATTAGGACTAAAAGTAGGGGAAGCTTTGGCAGCGAAAGGAGCAATAGAGCGTTATGGGGTGGATTTTATTGCGGTGCAACAACCAGAAACTAAACAGTGGGATATTCAGGCGATCGAAATTAATCTACGCAAAGGGGGAACAACACACCCGTTTATGACCTTAAGATTATTGACTAACGGTAGATTTGATTATGATACGGGGCGATTTCTCAGTCAACAAGGGCAAGAAAAACATTATATTGCCACCGATAATTTACAAAAAGAACAATATAAAGGGTTATTGCCCAACGACTTAATGGACATTATTGCCCAAGAAAGATTGCATTTTGATAGTAGTAGTCGTACTGGGACAGTATTTCATCTCATGGGTGCATTATCGGAATTTGGCAAATTAGGTTTGACCAGCATTGGCAATTCTCTAGAAGAAGCTCAAGCAATATATGATCGAGTGGTAGCCGTGTTAGATCGAGAGACAGAATTTCTTAATCACATCGATGATCCTCAAGATACTACCTTGCCAATTAATTGGAGCAGTAATCAATAA
- a CDS encoding ROK family protein, with translation MTNEPNQSHRTLAVDIGGSGIKVMVLDTEGSPLSDRQRLKTPQPAKPKDVIDTILTLAKQQEYDRVSVGFPGVVQNGVIKTAVNLDSDWLEYDLASSLTQLLSKPVKVANDADIQGFGAISGKGVELVITLGTGFGSALFVDGKLVPNLEMGHHPFRKGETYEEQLGRAALEKEGKKKWNNRLGKAIANLDRLLSYDFLYIGGGETKNINFDLPSNAKIVPNVSGLLGGIKLWAS, from the coding sequence ATGACAAATGAACCTAATCAATCCCACCGTACTCTAGCTGTAGATATCGGTGGCAGTGGTATCAAAGTAATGGTATTGGACACTGAAGGTAGTCCCCTTAGCGATCGCCAAAGACTCAAAACTCCCCAACCAGCCAAACCCAAAGACGTAATCGATACCATTCTTACTTTGGCAAAACAACAGGAATATGACCGAGTATCTGTGGGGTTCCCAGGAGTCGTCCAAAATGGCGTGATTAAAACTGCTGTCAACTTGGATTCAGATTGGCTGGAGTATGACTTAGCCTCAAGTTTGACTCAGTTATTATCAAAGCCTGTCAAAGTGGCAAATGATGCTGATATTCAAGGGTTTGGAGCAATTTCGGGTAAAGGTGTAGAACTTGTCATTACCTTGGGAACGGGATTTGGTTCAGCTTTATTTGTTGATGGAAAATTAGTTCCCAATTTAGAAATGGGACATCATCCTTTTCGCAAAGGAGAAACCTACGAAGAACAACTGGGTCGAGCAGCCCTAGAAAAAGAAGGCAAAAAGAAATGGAACAATCGTTTGGGAAAAGCGATCGCCAACTTAGATCGTCTTCTCAGCTACGATTTTCTCTATATTGGTGGAGGAGAGACGAAAAATATCAATTTTGATTTACCTAGCAATGCCAAAATTGTGCCCAACGTATCGGGATTATTGGGAGGGATTAAACTCTGGGCTAGCTAA
- a CDS encoding alpha/beta hydrolase, which produces MKIKYFITPVYISYTFITISIILSALAVKSQPAIAAEKIKLIYGPFNGRISVESLKKYADTGEMTREFRLYSKFLDRKTLAKLRYWLGYRFNSDRVELYKYTNTSEGEKFLQELGTVIKTHPERNGFYAIRSALIEAADIPDNSDGWTIIEAMHQFPTDDLQINTRDLFKLQRFWSESEGRNKPDLTVLGAKNQE; this is translated from the coding sequence ATGAAAATAAAATACTTTATTACTCCAGTCTATATTTCTTATACTTTTATTACTATCAGCATAATTTTATCTGCCTTAGCCGTTAAGTCCCAACCAGCGATCGCAGCAGAAAAAATAAAACTAATTTATGGTCCTTTTAATGGCAGAATTTCGGTTGAATCTTTAAAAAAATATGCCGATACTGGAGAGATGACTCGTGAATTTCGCCTTTATTCTAAGTTTTTAGACCGAAAAACATTGGCTAAATTACGTTATTGGCTAGGATATCGTTTTAATAGCGATCGAGTTGAACTTTATAAATATACTAATACATCCGAGGGAGAAAAATTTCTTCAGGAATTAGGTACTGTAATTAAAACCCATCCCGAGCGCAACGGTTTTTACGCTATTCGTTCTGCACTCATTGAAGCTGCAGATATACCGGATAATTCTGATGGTTGGACAATTATAGAAGCTATGCACCAGTTTCCTACTGACGATCTACAAATAAATACCCGAGATTTATTTAAATTACAAAGATTTTGGTCAGAGTCAGAGGGTCGCAATAAACCGGATTTAACAGTGCTTGGTGCCAAAAACCAGGAGTAG
- a CDS encoding alpha/beta hydrolase, with the protein MVCDKLVNNNNSDWHSSQAESDDCRRIASVRLANSSLIFLIISIFMLFAPKAIGAERLSFNFSPFGQFYIKVDDLEAFATEGEISSELAYYLNRMPPKQVARLPELLSTPLELHPLSIAKFSNSTIGKAVIKNFGKGIRVDNNRNGFFALRGAIIAAVFEREGLTVMNFLHQFPSKTIYVDLQVLEQYVEHGNILFEDREAIDQAFFLLKTKTFNHTYESESTELSKPQTQGKFIWNQLTLTYKNPRRRKVGHFDLYLPEVEQPTPLIVISHGLASNRQTFAYLGKHLASHGFAVAVIEHDDISLNKFDGFLSGLERFPEPNNLIDQPLDVKYVLDKLEQESKTNPLLLDKINFQQVGLIGQSFGGYASLALAGGRLIADEIPTKCQKDNYQDVLLDLSSLAQCTVSEIASHQDQLRDPRIKAVIAINPLGKIFGKAGISKIKIPTMLVSGTHDLITPPVAEQIQPFTWLEEIDKYLVLVKPGTHFSFLQEGLGVLPVPKNVVGPSPTSAYPALKGLSTAFFKTHIAQQPEYQIYLQGDRWSELINNDFQLSIIRSLTQNQLEEIIKRQLAD; encoded by the coding sequence ATGGTGTGCGATAAACTTGTTAACAACAATAACTCTGACTGGCATTCATCCCAAGCTGAATCTGATGATTGCAGACGCATTGCTTCTGTTAGATTAGCTAACTCTAGTTTAATTTTCTTGATTATATCGATATTTATGCTGTTTGCTCCTAAGGCAATTGGAGCAGAAAGACTTTCGTTTAATTTTTCTCCTTTTGGTCAATTTTATATCAAGGTTGATGATCTTGAAGCCTTTGCTACTGAGGGAGAAATCTCTTCAGAACTTGCTTACTATCTTAACCGGATGCCACCGAAGCAAGTGGCTCGATTACCAGAGTTGTTATCCACCCCCTTAGAATTACATCCCTTAAGCATCGCTAAATTTAGTAATTCAACTATTGGAAAAGCCGTAATTAAAAACTTTGGTAAGGGTATCAGAGTCGATAATAATCGAAATGGATTCTTTGCTTTGAGAGGAGCAATAATTGCTGCTGTATTTGAGCGTGAGGGTTTAACAGTAATGAACTTTTTGCATCAATTTCCCTCGAAAACTATTTATGTTGATTTACAAGTTTTGGAACAATATGTCGAACATGGAAATATACTATTTGAAGACCGTGAAGCTATTGATCAAGCATTTTTTTTATTAAAAACAAAAACTTTTAATCACACCTATGAATCTGAATCTACTGAGCTAAGTAAGCCACAAACTCAGGGTAAATTTATCTGGAATCAGCTTACTCTAACCTATAAAAATCCTCGTCGCCGTAAAGTAGGTCATTTTGATTTATACTTGCCAGAAGTTGAGCAGCCTACACCATTAATTGTTATTTCTCATGGTTTAGCCTCAAATCGTCAAACTTTTGCTTATTTGGGTAAACATTTGGCTTCTCATGGCTTTGCTGTTGCCGTAATTGAGCATGATGATATCAGCTTAAATAAGTTTGATGGTTTTTTATCAGGATTGGAGAGATTTCCGGAACCAAATAATTTAATCGATCAACCTTTGGATGTTAAATATGTCCTCGATAAATTAGAACAGGAGTCTAAGACTAATCCTCTACTATTAGACAAAATTAATTTTCAACAAGTGGGATTAATAGGTCAGTCTTTTGGTGGTTATGCATCTTTGGCCTTAGCAGGAGGGCGATTAATTGCAGATGAAATTCCCACGAAGTGCCAAAAAGATAATTATCAAGATGTACTCCTTGATTTATCTTCTCTAGCACAATGTACTGTTTCGGAAATAGCAAGTCATCAAGATCAATTGAGAGATCCTAGAATCAAAGCGGTTATTGCGATCAATCCTTTGGGGAAAATTTTTGGTAAAGCGGGAATCAGTAAGATCAAAATACCCACAATGCTAGTTTCTGGTACCCATGATTTGATTACTCCCCCTGTAGCGGAACAAATACAGCCTTTTACGTGGTTAGAAGAAATTGATAAATATTTGGTATTGGTCAAACCAGGAACACACTTCAGTTTTTTACAAGAAGGTTTAGGTGTTCTGCCTGTACCTAAGAATGTGGTGGGACCAAGTCCTACTTCAGCTTATCCCGCCTTAAAAGGTTTAAGTACAGCTTTTTTTAAAACTCATATTGCACAACAGCCAGAATATCAAATTTACCTGCAAGGCGATCGCTGGAGTGAGCTGATTAATAATGATTTTCAATTATCGATAATTCGTTCTCTGACTCAAAATCAGCTAGAAGAAATAATTAAGAGACAGCTAGCAGATTAA
- a CDS encoding cupin domain-containing protein encodes MNQFHFPEKIRSLPIFQGRFDANKLTTEDVDIYFASYPEKTVIEPHQHDTDNYGVVTQGELILIIDGEEKYFYPGDWYHVEPNHVHAARFEKDTSEIEFWFKEE; translated from the coding sequence ATGAATCAATTTCATTTTCCAGAGAAAATTCGTTCACTACCAATTTTTCAAGGAAGATTTGATGCCAATAAGTTAACTACAGAAGATGTGGATATATATTTTGCTAGTTATCCTGAGAAAACAGTTATCGAACCACATCAACATGATACTGATAATTACGGAGTAGTTACCCAAGGTGAATTGATTTTAATTATTGATGGTGAAGAAAAATATTTTTATCCTGGAGACTGGTATCACGTCGAACCTAATCATGTTCATGCTGCTAGGTTTGAGAAAGACACTTCGGAAATAGAATTTTGGTTTAAAGAAGAATAA